Below is a genomic region from Rhinolophus sinicus isolate RSC01 linkage group LG11, ASM3656204v1, whole genome shotgun sequence.
GGGATTATAGGCATCTTGACTTGGATACACATGTAAAAAGGCATCAAGCTTATGCCTGTATATTTTACTGTGTGTaataattatacctcaataaattgcTGGAAAttctggggatggatggtggtgatggttgcacaacagtgtgaatgtactgaaGGCCACTCAactgttaattttaaaatggctaaaatggaaaattttatgttatatgtattctaccacaaaaaaaattgcaaaaaaaaaaaaaaaaaaaaaaaaaattcctcggGAGAAAAAATCCAGATGTATGTCATTTACAGCAAGAACACGCAGAGCTAAAAATAAAGGGTTGGAATAGCTGACAAATACTAACCAAAGAAAGGTGTAGGGATATCGGTATCAGACAAAACTAAATGAAGGTGAAACACAGGAATAGGGGCAAACAGGAACACCATGCAATGAGGGGAGGGCTTCCATGAAGCAGATACAAAATCTACAGTCAACAATATAGTCTTTCAGTgcataaagcaaaaacaaaatcacaagtGGTCACAGAGCTCAAGAGTGAGTGTtcagggcagccggatggctcagttggttacagcgtgagctcttaacaacaaggttgctggttcaattccagatgggatggtgggcttcgccccctgaaactaggattaaaaatggcgactggacttggagtgagctgcgccctccacaactggattgaaggacaacgacttagagctgatgggccttggaaaaaacaaaaacacactgttccccaatattccccaataagagtaaaaaaatatatatatatagtatatatatgtgtgtgtgtgtgtgtgtgtgtgtgtgtgtgtgtgtatataattttaaaaaaagagtgaatgTCCAAGCTGGAGTCCATGaccctcccctcacccagggCTCAGAGGCTTGCTGTGCCCCCACAGTCCCTGGGACACAGGCCCAGCTCCACCAGTACCCGAGGCTCCTTCAGCCTCTTCCCCAGCTCACATGCCACTTCCTAGGGAAAGGTGTCTCCTTATGTGCAGGGGTCTGTAACTGCCTGGGTCCTCTTCCTGGGCATAAGTGTTGATGGACATGAGGGCTGCTCTGGGGTGGGCTGGTGGCCCAGCTGTGGGAGGGGGGAGTACAAGGGAAGGTGGCCAGAGCCCCCTGCGGACCCCACCCCTGCAGGAATGGGACAGGGGCATGCGCCTCCCACAAGTGCGGGGCCCCTACTAACCTGCTTCTCCTCTGCCCACAGTCCTCATCACGGGCGGCATTGTGGCCACTGCTGGCCAGTTCACCCAGTGGTACTTCGGCGCCTACTCCATGTATCCTCCTACCGTAAACCCCAggatggggcggggtgggggtgggagagtggcATTGCCTGCGGCAGCACACGTGGACTGGGAGTAGAGATGCCAGTGCCTCTGGGAGCACAGCACTTCACAGTTTGTAGAGTGCTGCTCACATCCCTGGGCCCTTTAGACTCAGAATAGGCTCAGCTGCAGTTTTGGAAGCCAGGGCTTGCTGTCAAGCAGTGAAGCAACTTGTCTAGTTCCTGGTGAGGAAGTGGGAAGTGTCAGCGCCCCCAGGGATCCCCTGTGTACCCCCTTCTATCAGCTGTCCCCCTGGCCTGCCTGGGGCTATCCAGGAATGGGCTGGGCCCCTCCGTCCCCTCCTACCCTGCGGCCAGCTGTCGTAGGCCCTCTGGAAGCCAAGGCAGgtgtggaggagggagggcaCAGGACAGGCAGCCAAGGGGCCAGACCTGTGGAATCCTGCCTGGTTGTTCCATGCTATGTGGCCCCAGGCGGTTGCTGCCGCATGTCTCTGTTTCTCATCAGCAAAGAGCCTCTCACTGTGGCCCCTCGGGCTGGCCTGGGCTGTTCCTTAACTGCAGAATTAGTGTGGCAGGTGTGTTTATCTGCCTGCTGGAGTACCCCcgagggaagaggagaaagggctCCACGATGGAGAGATGGTGAGTCCCCCACCTGCTCTGGGGCCCATCCTAGGGGCTGGGTAGAACCCACAAGGGCAGGACACCAGGTCAGGAGTCCTGCAGGAGCCTGGCTCTGTCCCTCTGAAGCTCTCGCACCAACACCTTCGTCCTCCTGGACAAACCACAGCTGGTGCCTGCCCAGCTGCTGTGGCCCCGTGGCCCCTGGAAGGGAGGAAGCCAGGGTGCTCTGGGGCAGCGTGGGTAGTGGGGTTGCTGAGTAGGACCCAGcctgccttccctctctccctcggCCTAGTGGACAGAAGTACATGACGAAAGTGGTGAAGTTGTTCGGGCCCCTCTCCAGGAATTACTACGTCCGTGCCATCCTGCACCTTGGGTGAGTCCCTGCCCACTCTCAGGCCCAGGAGCGCCCTGGGGTCGACCCTCCCACTGGCCTGGCTGCCTGGATAGGAGAGCTTGGGGTGGGTCAGGCCCCTCTTAGCCCAGCTATTTTCCCAAACAAAACCCAGGTCCCAGGCTCAGCCAGTGGTTTCCCCAAACCTGTATCCCTCATCTCTTACTGCGGAACAGTTCGCCGCAAACCTTGGTAGCTTAAATCAGGAACAGTCAGGGTTCTGGGGTTGGTAGGGCCCAGCTGGGTGGTTCGGCCGCCTGCCTCACGCACGTGTGTGGTGGTGACTGTGGTGAGGCTGGAACACGCAGCTGCTTGGGCCTCCCCCCAACATGGCAACTGGGGCTAAGCTTGTTAGGGTACAAGTCCAGGCAGAGGACAGCTGCAGGGGCCCAAACATAGAAGCCCTGCATTTGGCAGGGTTGGATGTCGCCTCCACCCAGGGTCCTGTGGCTAGCACATTTATGGTCTATTTTGTCCTAAGATCTTGTGGCATCTGCCCAGGACCTGGACCCCTTGCCAACATCTGCTGACTACCCTTTTGAGTCTCTTGTCCTCCCCCCTCTTCCCCAGGCTGTCTGTACCAGCTGGCTTCCTGCTTGCCACCATCCTGGGGACAGCCTGCTTGGCCATCTCAAGTGGTATCTATCTGCTGGTGAGTGGTGTGGACTGTGGTCAGTCCGGCTAATGCTTGATGCCTTGGTCCCTGCAGCCGCCTGCAGGCCGAGCCAAGGCCAGGAGCCTATGTCCTTGCTGGTGTGATAATAGGAATAGTGGTGACCCAGGGGCCtaggagtctgcattttaacaagttccctGAGCTGCACACTCTTCACCCCACAATAGGCCTGGCGCCTTGGAGAGGCTCCAGGCCGGGATGGGTCCAGGGTGAGTGGGCTCCTGCCCTCTTGTCTGTCCCCCCGGCCTCTCCCTCCGTGGGTGCTACCTGTCTTCCTGACTCAGCATGATGGACACACAGGCAAGGCCTCCCTGTCCTGCTCCTGGGGGGAGTCTGGAAAGCGGCCTCCAGGGGCTCTTTCAGAAGCCCAGGGATTCCTCATGTCCACTCTCCCCCTTGGGGCCCCTCCTGGCATGGTGAAATAACTTCAGTTTGAGGTTAGGCAGAGCCAggtcctggctgtgtggcctcaagccagttacttaacctctctgagctacAGTCCCTTCAGGTCTTAATTGAATTCAGAGTTGGTCCTACCCTGTCccctggtgggagtgggggaatgCAGAGCCCggggtcagggtgggggtggctcCTGTAGTCCCCTAGGGCCCAGCGCTTCCGTATCCCACAGGCAGCCATCCGTGGTGAGCAGTGGACCCCTATCGAGCCCAAGCCCAAGGAGCGGCCACAGGTGGGGGCCACCATCAAGCAGCCGCCCAGCAACCCCCCACCCCGGCCTCCAGCTGAAGCTCGCAAGAAGctcagtgaggaggaggaggtggcaaCAGGAGTCTCCAGTGGCCCCCAGGAAAACCCCATTCCAGTGACCGATGAGGTTGTGTGACAGGCACCTTGACCTGCAACCCAGGTGGTTGCTGTCTCTAGTAGCTCTTCCTGAGGGGGGGTAGCCCACCCAGAACCCAAGGGCACCCCTTTTCTTGCCCCCGGAACCACAGGCCCTCTTTCCGTGTCATTCAAAGCCACTGATCATCTTTCTCAGTGACACTTGAAATCACAGAGCATCTTCTATTCTGTGAAATACAGTATCTGGAATTCCAAGTATTTGAGTTTCTACTCTGGAAATTAAATTTCCAGGCCTGGGAGGAGTAAGTGTGTGTTTCCCTACCAGCTTTCCTGGACCTTCCCAGACTCAGCTTCTGGAGGCCCCTAGTCCCAGCTGAGTGGCTGAGTGAACAAGCAAAGCAATGAACTAGGGGGTTGGGCAGGGAGCCCAGCAGGCCTTCATCTTGGGGCCCCTTCCCTTGGTGTCATCCAGGATGGCCGACCAGCTGGGAGCGGGGGTGAGGGGCTTCAGGGGCAGGGCCCAGCGTGGACCTCCTGGGTACCGCCTGTCACTCCCCAGCTGGGAGCCCTTGTGGTCGCccagtgtcatgcgggagaccctgctcgctgcgccatttgtcatgccgggtgtcatgcagggtggcctgcagtgtctctgctcccgctccccacataagaacgcaggatatggtgaggccaaaaaggaacacccacagaaccatagatgggggagtcataccactatattctcgctggcgacatccgcctctctgcaatccgctcttgccagcccagccgccatcttcttgctagcccccattttttctctgctagcctagccacagcagttatattagtggccaatggctcactggttagagctgacggccaactagccacagctgatggccatgcaatcacagtcgatggctatttactacctgagccagcacctttctatgtgaggccgagagactggaaactgctttctggggctctgtccccacacccagcttTGCCTGGCTTCAGCTCACAGCCCAGCCTGGAAAGCCCCTTCCTCCTTGATGGGCTCTCCTCAATCTCCCACTCTCTCAAACCCTGGAAAAATCCTTAAATGCCTCCCTCCTGTTGGCCCCCCTGCTCTCAGTAAATCCTACTTGCAGAACTGGGGGTCCTCTAATGTTCCAGGGCCAACCAGCACTCCTGTACCAGCCTTGCCCCGAGACACAAGCACTCTGGCCTTCCAGAACGGCAGTAAAGCCTCAGGCCCCCTTGACGTGCTTTTATGAACCCCAGACCTATCCGTGCTCTGTCTCCAGCATAAATCCACCCCTTATCacctccctgctctgccctgcccctTGCAGGCCATTCCCAGGACTGCAGCTGTCACGCCCAGTGCGGGCTCAGAACCCATAATCTTTCGCAGCGCAGGACAGACGCCCTCTGCATGCGGATCCTACAGTCACTCCCCACTCAACCCTCCGACACAGGCACGCTGccttctcagggcctttgcataggctgttccctctgtctggagcGCCTGTCCCTGGCTGGCCATCCAGGCCTTTGCTCAGGTGGGGGAGCGGGGGATGACCCTCTGTTTGGAATTGCAGCCCCTCCTACTTCCCTGCATCACGGTCCTTAATTCTTTCGCCAAAGATAGTGCTTTACTGCTTATTCTGTGGTGGTCTGTCACCCCGCGTGCCCTGCGGGCAGGCAGGGAGTCTGCTCCTTTTGTTTACTGCTCTATTCCCAGTGACAGGTACATATAAATATGTGCTGATTCCACAGTCCTTCTAGGTTCAAGACAGAGGTTACCCTCCCCTCTTCCTGGGTGCTTGCACACCCAGGAAGTTAATCAGTGGGTAAGAACAACAAGTTAGAAAGGGAGGTGCTGACAACTGCCCTGCAGCCTTCACAGCCTGAGGTCAACCCTTAAAGCTGGCTGGGCCTATCCATCAGAGGTGGGGAAACAGGCTCCACAGGGGGTCGTAGCTGAGCCAGAACTACCTCAGAGCCCCTTCCACAACTGCTGAGGCCACACACTCCTGCGCCCCTTAACTAAATGCCTCCCACCTCAACACACCCAAATGCGCTAATTAGAACTTACGTGGTGAGAACATTGACCTAGTCATCAAGGCAGCCGGGGGGCATCTGGCCTGCTGGTGCTAGCTAGCTTTGCTGCCCCTGGTCTGGAAGGTGACCAGCTGTGGACAGAAGCCCAAGGGGGGGTGTCCAGGCCATGGCACTGGCCTTTGAAACTGCCTTGGCTTCTGCTGGGGCTGAGGGAGCATGACTCAGACACTGGAAGGTGATGATGCTCGCCCAGGCTGCAAAGGTGCCCCCCTGAGCTGACACCCCCTGGGAGTTATCCTCAGAGACGCCTGTCCCTGGGGCAGAAAGGCATGCCCCAGGTGTTCGCTGTCATTGCAAAGGCCTGGCACACCCTTGACCCGTGGGTACAGCAGGGTTGCCTACATCACCACTGGGCTGTGGGAGGGAGGCCCATCCCTGGGCCCCACACCATCACCAGGTGGTATGAACACCAGGTGAAAACTGTAGGTGCCAGCAGGGCACACTTGGGCTGTACTTGTTTAAACCCATTCCCCACCCTGGATGCAACTGGGGCTCAAGTGTAGACCTTTCAGGAAGGATATGCCAGAATCAGGCCTGTGGCTGCCCCTGTGGGTCCAGCTGGCTGTCAACCAGACAGGTGAGGGTGAGGAGAGTGACTTCACTCACCCCTGCTGTGCCATCCAatgctgtgctgggggctgtTTATCaatgtaataatatttatttacatttacaatAAATAACTGTTTTAGAAATACAGGGGGCTAGGAAGAGGGAGCTTGGGGTGGCCTGGACCAGCCTGAGACCAGTGACAGGGTGAGGGAAGCCCCGGGGGATTACCGAGGTGGGGGCGTTAAGAACACCTTTTCTGTTTTAAGAAGTTCCTTAACCAGGTTCCTTCTAGACTCACTGTCTGTTTTTGTGAAAGGGTAACTGAGTGTCCAGGTGGGGCCTGACCAGCACACGGTCACCGGGCCCGTCCAGTGTCCATTCTCCACTGTGCTTACACCAGAGGCCTGGAGCCCCTGTACCTGCTCAGGAACCCCGGGCAGCAGAAACAGGGTCACTCAGGGCAtataaataactaataaatacacataaataggAGGGGCCCTCTCCACAGAGAGATCCCCACTGTCCAGTCTGGGAGGTGATCCCTGCCCATGGCACGGGGCGGGGACAGCTGAGGCTGGCAGTCATCATGCCACCCTGGGCAGGACGCAGGTGCAGCCAATGGGCACGCGGATGGACTCAGTGTGGAAGGTGAAGGCCCCCGGCGTGGGTGTCCCCGTGGCGTCCCGAGAGCAGGGCTGGCGGCGTAGTACCAACAGGCTCTGGTGCAGTGGGACAGAGTTGAGTGCGGCTGTCTCTCGGCCGGTCCTGGCGCTAATGCAGCCCTTGCACAGGCACTCAGCAACAGCCAGCTTCTGCGGGTAGCGGCTCTCGTCTGTGTCCACGCTGTGGGGACAGATGGGTGAGGCCCAGCCCCagagcctgggggggggggcatgtcCCTCCTTCCCCCTATGGCTACCGATGTGCTCAGGGGCGCTGCTAGCCTGAGTGAGGGCTGAGGCATTAGGTTGCAGGGAGGATGGTGCGTGGCTCCTGGAGGGCCGGCATGTAGCCCGGGCTCAACGTGGTGCTTGTCTGCGTCCCCAGTACCCTCCCAGAGCACAGAAGCTGGGGGGAGGCTTCCAGGagcccccttcccttccctctgggcCCAGCTCAAACTCTGCAGGGGCGCAAGTGGGGGCCCCAAATTTTCCCAGAGGACCCTGATACCCAAGGTCTGGGCTGAGATTTTGGAGACAACATCGGCAAGGAGGTCATCTAATGGAGCCCCACTGTCCAGGGTAGGGGGGCCTGGCTGGATGAAGGTGAGTGTGCTTGTCCCATTTAACAGGTGAAAACACTGAGGCTAGAGAGCTCTGCATTAAGCCAgtgcccagagaggggagggaccCCAATGCCACACAGCGGGGATCCCAGTGCCCAGGGAGCTCCCATAGGCCTCACCGGTATCTCCAGGGAGAGATGGAGCGCTGGTGGACGTCAGCTTCCAATACCTCCTCGGGCCGCAGCACTGGGCACTGGGTCCCAGTCGGGGGCTGCTTGTTGCGCCTCCTGCGGCCCACCACCTCCAGGCTGGACACCAGGGCTACTGGCAAAGCCAGTTCCCACTTGGCAGCTCGAGCCAGCAGGTGTGCCGGGACCTGACCCAGGGGCAGCTCCTCAGCTGTGTAGCAGCGTGGGGTCTCACGAGTATGGGTGTGGGAGCCTCCCCAGAGTGGAGGTCTGTGGCGGGCCAGGCTGGCAGGCAGCCAGAGCAGAAGCAGGAGGCCAGGGAGGAGCTGATGAAACAGGTGGTGGGTGGTCAGAGGGGCCCCAGTGAAGGGAGCATCTTGCTGCCACCCCAACTTGCCCTCTTCCCTGTGGAAAGATGAGGTACAGCCCACCCAGCCTCCACagctagggaaactgaggcccagaggggctaGCACCTCAGCCCTTGCTCCCCAGTACACTGGGGCTCCTGGGTTCTGTCTGTGTCCTACCCCAAGATTGGGGGGGTTTCCTGGACCCCATCCCAACATCTTTAGTGTGGGGGTCAGGGAACTGCCACCCCTCTGGGCCAGATGACACCGTCCAGGTGGGGGCATGGGGAGAGGTGGCTCACCATCACAGTGGCAGCAGCTGGGCTCCGAGCAGTTGGAGTGCACCTGATGGCCGTCTGGGACACACCTGGCTGTGGTCCTGCGGTGCACCTGGCTGTGGCTGGCTTGCAGTGCCCTTTATACCTCAGCCACACCTGGGGAAAATCCAGCACCGCTTCCTCCTTGGGAAGTGCCCAGCcgcttcttcctcctcccctccctgtggGTCCCTGGTGaatgtcccctcctccccagcccagggcaggcAGGCCCACCCCATGCTCCAGCCTCCCTCTCGCCCCCATCCAATTGTCACCTTGTCCTGTTACCCAACTCCCTCACCCAGAGGGACCCGACTCCAGGCTCAGCACCTGTGGATGGAGCCACAAACACATCCTGCCCGTGTGACATTCTCGCAACGTGCTATAAAAGGGTTCCTGGTTAAGTATTCTTTTGCCACTTGCATCTTTGATGCCACTGTATGTTTTTGATATGTGGACCCGGTGACCCGGGTACCTGGGTGGGGCTTGCTCATCCCACGCTGTGGCACAGGGCTCCTATCCCTGCCGATGCACACGAGGTCGGTTCCATTTTTTATCTAAGATGATCAGATCAGGTGAACTTCGGGGTCTGCCTCCTCCTGTCCAGGTGGGAGAGGTTCCAGGAGAGACAAGGGGGGCTGGGGCCAGTGAGCAGCTGCAGGTTTCCACATGGTCTTCTGTGATTTTACTCAACAAAAGTTCCAGCTGAGAAGCCTGAGATGGAGGGGCTAGAATGCCTTGGAAACTTTAAAGTGAAGTACACCCTAGGAAGCTTTGTTTAAGGAGGCCCCAGGAGCCCACCTGCGCCCCACCCACTCAGCGTTGTTCGGGGTTGCTGGCTGGGAAGGCAGGTGCTGGAGGTGGCTTTGTTACCCTGAAGAGAGTTTGGAGCCAGGTCTTGCAAAGTTTTGAATGAGGTTTGGACACCACCCGGGGGTCTCCTGGGGCCCTGGCCACCCTCCAAGACCAAGGGCCGTGTCTGCCCTGGTCCTCTCAAATCAGTCTAAAATGTCTAGTTAAGGAGGGTCTAGCGGGTGGAGGGAGGGTGTCAACCTGCCTTCCAGTCTTTCTTCACCTGCTGGCAGGTGCCAGAATGTACA
It encodes:
- the IL17C gene encoding interleukin-17C, whose product is MPPPGRCHLAQRGGSSLTPTLKMLGWGPGNPPNLGVGHRQNPGAPVYWGARAEVLAPLGLSFPSCGGWVGCTSSFHREEGKLGWQQDAPFTGAPLTTHHLFHQLLPGLLLLLWLPASLARHRPPLWGGSHTHTRETPRCYTAEELPLGQVPAHLLARAAKWELALPVALVSSLEVVGRRRRNKQPPTGTQCPVLRPEEVLEADVHQRSISPWRYRVDTDESRYPQKLAVAECLCKGCISARTGRETAALNSVPLHQSLLVLRRQPCSRDATGTPTPGAFTFHTESIRVPIGCTCVLPRVA
- the CYBA gene encoding cytochrome b-245 light chain; the protein is MGQIEWAMWANEQALASGLILITGGIVATAGQFTQWYFGAYSIVAGVFICLLEYPRGKRRKGSTMERCGQKYMTKVVKLFGPLSRNYYVRAILHLGLSVPAGFLLATILGTACLAISSGIYLLAAIRGEQWTPIEPKPKERPQVGATIKQPPSNPPPRPPAEARKKLSEEEEVATGVSSGPQENPIPVTDEVV